The genomic interval GGGTCTGGATGCTTGCGCAAGTGGTGCTTGAGCAGGGTCAGCGGCACCACCAGCGGCACTACGCCTTGCTGGTACTGGCTGATGATTGTCTGCAACTCGGCTTTGTCTTGCTGCGTGAGGTTGTCCTTGAAATAGCCGCTGATGTGCTGCAGCACATTGCAATGGGTGCCGCGGCTGGCACAGCGTCTCAGGGCCTGCATCAGCTGGCTGAAGTAGCGTGGGCCGATGGTTTGTGGGTCGTCATCCTTGCTCATGCTGCCGAGCAGGCGGCCCAAGGTGCGGTAGGCCTGGGGGTTGTTGGCCATCACCAGGTATTTGTAACGCGAATGAAAGCGCACCAGGCTTCCACGGCTAAGGCCCTCGGCCAGCAGGCGCTGCCAGTCGGCGTAGGCGTACACGCGGCTGATGAAGTTCTCGCGCAGCACCGGGTCATGCAGGCGACCTTCTTCTTCCACAGGCAGGTCCGGGCGTCTTGCGCAGAACGCTTGGGCATACACGCCGCGCCCCCCCTGGATGGCCGGGTGGCCATTGTCCTGATA from Pseudomonas fortuita carries:
- a CDS encoding YbgA family protein, whose amino-acid sequence is MHDTSAHSKPRIAISACLTGHSVRYNGGHKASDLCRTQLDAHFDWLPVCPEVAIGLGIPRDPIRLVGNPERPEVVGTRNPGMDLTGPLRNYGEQMAAELDSICGYIFMQKSPSCGLERVKVYQDNGHPAIQGGRGVYAQAFCARRPDLPVEEEGRLHDPVLRENFISRVYAYADWQRLLAEGLSRGSLVRFHSRYKYLVMANNPQAYRTLGRLLGSMSKDDDPQTIGPRYFSQLMQALRRCASRGTHCNVLQHISGYFKDNLTQQDKAELQTIISQYQQGVVPLVVPLTLLKHHLRKHPDPYLLQQAYLQPHPESLGLRNAV